The genomic interval accgtgaaagaggaagagaaagacgtttcagtgaaagaagaggaagacgcgttcagagtgaaagaggaggaggaggaagaggaggctgttacaatATTAAAACacgtagagggtgaggctgttaccatgaaagaagaagagaaagacgtttcagtgaaagaggaggaagttacagtaaaaggagaggaggatgcagtttttggagtgaaagaggaggaggaagagatgactgtcacattggaggaagaagaggaggttggAGATCCGTTTAACCCCAGTAAGTACCGTCTCTGCAGTCGTTGAACCAATATGCAGTAAAGGGGTTCTACActttaatgttgttc from Salvelinus alpinus chromosome 2, SLU_Salpinus.1, whole genome shotgun sequence carries:
- the LOC139550194 gene encoding cilia- and flagella-associated protein 251-like; amino-acid sequence: MSSLSYSPPAKEEEEVCWTEKEAFVKEEDEEEAVSIQKQVEGEAVTVKEEEKDVSVKEEEDAFRVKEEEEEEEAVTILKHVEGEAVTMKEEEKDVSVKEEEVTVKGEEDAVFGVKEEEEEMTVTLEEEEEVGDPFNPSKYRLCSR